Proteins from a single region of Pseudopedobacter saltans DSM 12145:
- a CDS encoding tyrosine-type recombinase/integrase, which produces MQKISYSVRFFEYKKKSGKAGIYLQLVIDRVARRIPLEEEFYPELFDKVKEQFRYDGINDEEITDLNLLLNKYKARANELLRRYRLADRKVTHDSFKMEFLNYASRDKFVEWSKQKLESLKMGDLIKTQTYKHKKSRLKHFEEFAGTDILFSELTPEKIAGFDNHLRKVKKLKHNSIQAIHVSINGFIREAVECKVNVENPYKKFKIKAYKRGKRDPLEIDELKRLKHLYKAQHLEEIQQEVLRKYLFSCETGLRISDNNALDYENIENKVLTINTVKGESFGVVVTVPLTKYAISLIDIKKRRGPVFRNISDQVVNRNLKVIASKAEIYRNLTFHSSRDTMATNFIDAGGNAETLKELLGHSDIKTTMIYVKISEARKKKLIMNLDSL; this is translated from the coding sequence ATGCAAAAGATTTCTTATAGTGTCCGTTTTTTCGAGTACAAGAAAAAAAGCGGAAAGGCCGGTATTTACCTGCAATTAGTGATTGATAGAGTAGCAAGAAGAATTCCTTTAGAAGAGGAATTTTACCCGGAATTATTTGATAAGGTTAAAGAGCAATTCCGTTATGATGGCATAAATGATGAGGAAATTACAGACTTGAACCTATTGTTAAATAAGTACAAAGCGAGAGCAAACGAACTATTAAGAAGATATAGGCTAGCGGATAGGAAAGTAACTCATGACAGCTTTAAAATGGAGTTTCTGAATTACGCTTCCCGGGATAAATTCGTAGAATGGTCAAAACAAAAATTAGAATCGCTGAAAATGGGCGATTTAATTAAAACACAGACCTATAAGCACAAAAAATCCAGATTGAAACATTTTGAGGAATTTGCCGGGACGGATATTTTGTTTAGCGAACTAACTCCGGAAAAAATTGCAGGCTTTGATAATCATTTAAGAAAGGTGAAGAAACTGAAACATAATTCCATTCAGGCTATTCATGTAAGTATTAATGGCTTTATTCGTGAAGCTGTAGAATGTAAGGTCAATGTAGAAAATCCATACAAAAAATTTAAAATCAAGGCATATAAAAGAGGGAAAAGAGATCCTTTAGAAATAGACGAGCTTAAGCGGTTAAAACACTTATATAAAGCTCAACATTTAGAGGAAATACAGCAAGAGGTATTAAGGAAATATCTATTTAGTTGTGAAACTGGTTTGAGAATTTCTGATAACAACGCCTTAGATTATGAAAATATCGAAAACAAAGTCTTAACCATTAATACAGTAAAAGGAGAAAGTTTTGGTGTAGTTGTTACCGTACCTTTAACTAAATATGCTATATCCTTAATAGATATTAAAAAGAGGAGAGGCCCGGTATTTAGAAATATATCTGATCAAGTTGTAAATAGGAACTTAAAGGTCATTGCATCAAAGGCCGAGATCTACAGAAATTTAACTTTCCATAGTTCCCGAGATACTATGGCGACCAACTTTATAGATGCCGGAGGAAATGCAGAAACTTTAAAAGAGTTGTTGGGACATAGCGATATTAAAACGACTATGATTTATGTCAAGATCAGCGAAGCCAGAAAGAAAAAACTGATCATGAATTTGGACAGCCTTTAA
- a CDS encoding LPD1 domain-containing protein has product MAAIKKASKKTVQNKKIGDQGKVNPTGSMAEKYWNNKGIRTFINAQVKTNFNPNTAVLSKFKLKGIEFGNWVTIEDRWNYLKQLTLSLNNLNKILDFGNNVGLQNTLTISFGSRGKGKALAHYEPWSDVINLTRYKKGTPDSLKEVMFSVSGGFGSYAHEYGHFLDYFFGKYIDQDKNISSLTLGHSIRPVIENKYKAGSLRYLMFKVMDAIMWKPGKPKLESNGVVYVRSSFTSYYNNLRILFAEDEYWLRNNEIFARAFEQYILYKLKQKKVKDPFLSKIKYTPGVYMAPNELQAIITPMDNLMKAMAKYAKMK; this is encoded by the coding sequence GAAAAATATTGGAACAATAAAGGGATCCGTACTTTTATCAATGCTCAGGTAAAAACCAATTTTAATCCTAATACGGCCGTTCTAAGCAAATTCAAATTAAAAGGTATTGAGTTTGGCAACTGGGTAACTATTGAGGATCGCTGGAACTACCTTAAGCAATTAACGCTTAGCCTAAACAACCTTAACAAGATCCTGGACTTTGGTAATAATGTTGGTTTACAAAATACATTAACCATTTCTTTTGGATCCAGGGGAAAAGGAAAAGCTTTAGCGCACTATGAACCCTGGAGCGATGTTATTAATTTAACCAGGTATAAGAAAGGTACTCCGGACAGTTTAAAGGAAGTTATGTTTTCGGTTTCCGGGGGTTTTGGTTCTTATGCTCATGAGTATGGCCATTTCTTAGACTACTTCTTCGGCAAGTATATAGACCAAGACAAAAACATTTCTTCGCTTACTTTGGGTCATAGCATACGTCCGGTTATAGAAAATAAGTATAAAGCCGGTTCTTTGCGTTATCTGATGTTTAAGGTTATGGATGCCATTATGTGGAAGCCTGGTAAACCTAAACTAGAAAGCAATGGCGTTGTTTACGTGAGATCTTCTTTTACCTCTTATTACAATAATCTGCGTATTCTATTTGCCGAAGACGAATATTGGTTGCGTAATAACGAGATATTTGCCCGGGCTTTTGAGCAATACATTTTGTATAAGCTTAAGCAGAAAAAAGTGAAGGATCCTTTCCTAAGCAAAATTAAATATACTCCGGGGGTTTATATGGCTCCCAACGAATTGCAGGCTATTATAACGCCTATGGATAATCTAATGAAGGCTATGGCCAAATACGCTAAAATGAAGTGA